A window of Metabacillus sp. B2-18 contains these coding sequences:
- a CDS encoding CotD family spore coat protein translates to MHCKPKVMAPIVHPTKHCVNNSYSETIVPHIHPQHTTNVNHEFYKHQHYFPQTQSFENEVSHQHFNVYCPTPGFGPRPRPGFGPGPFFG, encoded by the coding sequence ATGCATTGCAAACCAAAAGTTATGGCACCAATTGTACACCCAACAAAACACTGTGTAAATAATAGCTATTCTGAAACAATCGTACCACACATTCATCCACAACACACAACAAATGTAAATCATGAATTCTATAAGCATCAACACTATTTCCCTCAAACTCAATCTTTTGAGAATGAGGTATCACACCAACACTTTAATGTTTATTGTCCAACACCAGGATTTGGTCCACGTCCACGTCCAGGATTTGGCCCTGGTCCATTCTTTGGGTAA
- a CDS encoding ribonuclease H-like domain-containing protein — protein MSLKNKLNRFKKHVVRDETEQKSENVQQQSHDPEQLLWDEHNTQIIHYDGQTCFIREVIYPLDYQHGKYQLKEFQHVVSMWNQSDLKHPLSSKDHQASDLFFFDTETTGLGGGAGNTIFLLGQAQVLEDRVVVKQYLLPKPGNEVALYQSFLEGINSKTLVTYNGKAFDWPQVKTRHTLIRELVPKLPAFGHFDLFHAARRLWKKELESVRLAKVENDVLGIYRENDIPGFLAPMIYFQFVKQQKPEIIMGVLKHNEIDVLSLITLYIHLSYKLLSTNDKATDSEHYEVARWLDYVGDQSSALDAYKSLMEKSTKQDVEAKYALALLYKKQKEWKQAINLWNEIVEGSKGKVAIRALEELAKYYEHKEKDLQKATKHTEEMYILFKECKETLSFIDENDILNRQNRLKRKFSKNIPRASAETE, from the coding sequence ATGTCGTTAAAAAATAAACTAAATCGATTTAAAAAGCATGTCGTTCGAGATGAAACGGAGCAAAAGTCTGAAAATGTTCAACAGCAATCTCATGACCCAGAACAATTATTATGGGATGAACATAACACACAAATCATCCATTATGATGGACAAACTTGTTTCATTCGAGAAGTTATTTATCCACTGGATTATCAACACGGAAAATATCAGTTAAAAGAATTTCAACATGTTGTTTCTATGTGGAATCAAAGTGATTTAAAGCATCCGCTTTCCTCTAAAGATCACCAGGCAAGTGATTTGTTTTTCTTTGATACGGAAACGACCGGACTTGGTGGGGGAGCGGGAAACACCATTTTTTTGTTGGGGCAAGCTCAAGTTCTGGAGGATCGGGTGGTTGTGAAACAATATTTGCTACCAAAACCAGGTAATGAAGTTGCGCTTTATCAAAGCTTTTTGGAGGGGATTAATAGTAAAACACTTGTCACCTATAATGGTAAAGCCTTTGATTGGCCTCAGGTGAAAACCCGCCATACTTTAATTCGAGAGTTAGTACCAAAACTTCCTGCATTTGGTCACTTTGATCTATTTCATGCTGCACGAAGGCTTTGGAAAAAGGAGCTCGAGTCAGTAAGACTCGCCAAAGTCGAAAATGATGTTCTTGGGATTTATCGAGAAAATGATATTCCTGGCTTTTTAGCTCCAATGATTTATTTTCAGTTTGTAAAACAGCAAAAGCCCGAAATTATTATGGGAGTTTTAAAGCATAATGAAATAGATGTGCTCTCTCTTATCACATTATATATCCATTTATCTTATAAACTATTGAGCACAAATGATAAGGCTACAGATTCCGAGCATTATGAAGTTGCTCGTTGGTTAGATTATGTAGGTGATCAATCTTCAGCATTAGATGCTTACAAAAGTCTTATGGAAAAATCCACAAAGCAAGATGTAGAAGCAAAATATGCATTAGCCCTCCTTTATAAGAAACAAAAGGAATGGAAACAGGCAATCAACTTATGGAATGAAATTGTAGAAGGATCAAAAGGGAAAGTGGCAATAAGGGCTTTAGAAGAACTTGCAAAGTATTATGAACATAAAGAAAAAGACTTGCAAAAAGCAACAAAACATACTGAAGAAATGTATATTCTTTTCAAAGAATGTAAAGAAACGCTGTCGTTTATCGATGAAAATGACATCTTAAACAGACAAAATCGCTTAAAGAGGAAATTTTCCAAAAATATTCCCCGGGCAAGCGCAGAAACTGAGTAA
- a CDS encoding carboxypeptidase M32 — protein sequence MIQIEKEFLEYIKKMKAYDEAISVMYWDMRTGAPKKGVEQRSEVIGMLSSEAFEMLVSDKMNEYLTTLSQEDVYGNLQFVTKKAVELLKKEYKKNKVIPPKEYQEYVILCSKAESVWEQAKEQSDFQMFAPYLQKLVDYNKKLIEYWGYEGHKYNTLLNEYEPGVTVEVLDRVFSQVRERIVPLVKAISDTEYKPKTDFLLNHFPKENQRRLSEFLLKEIGYDFQAGRLDETVHPFEITLNRNDVRVTTKYDEKDFRTAIFGTIHECGHAIYEQNISEELEGTLLCSGTSMGIHESQSLFYENFVGRNKHFWQRYYQSLKDFSPEQFEGISLDEFYEAINESKPSLIRIEADELTYALHVMVRYEIEKALFNDEISVEELPKIWNDKYEEYLGIVPPNDAQGVLQDVHWAGGSFGYFPSYALGYMYAAQIKNAMLKEMPNYDELIETGRFDVIKGWLTKQIHQYGRTKEPLEILKDVTGEELNAQYLIDYLEQKYKGIYNL from the coding sequence ATGATACAAATAGAAAAAGAGTTTTTGGAATACATAAAAAAAATGAAAGCATATGATGAAGCAATTAGTGTTATGTATTGGGATATGCGTACTGGTGCTCCTAAAAAAGGTGTAGAACAACGATCTGAAGTAATTGGAATGCTTTCTTCTGAAGCATTTGAAATGCTTGTTTCAGATAAAATGAACGAGTATCTCACAACACTGTCACAGGAAGATGTTTATGGAAACCTTCAGTTTGTCACAAAGAAGGCAGTAGAGTTATTAAAAAAGGAATATAAGAAAAACAAAGTAATACCACCTAAGGAATATCAAGAATATGTTATTCTATGCTCAAAGGCTGAATCTGTTTGGGAACAAGCAAAGGAACAATCAGACTTTCAAATGTTTGCACCTTACTTACAAAAATTAGTTGATTACAACAAAAAACTAATTGAATATTGGGGCTATGAAGGACATAAGTACAATACGCTATTAAATGAATATGAACCAGGGGTAACTGTTGAAGTATTGGACCGAGTGTTTTCACAAGTTAGAGAACGTATCGTCCCTTTAGTAAAGGCAATTTCAGATACTGAATATAAGCCTAAGACAGATTTTCTCCTTAATCATTTTCCAAAAGAAAATCAGAGAAGATTAAGTGAATTTTTATTAAAAGAAATTGGTTATGATTTTCAAGCTGGTAGATTAGATGAAACTGTTCATCCTTTTGAAATTACCCTTAATCGTAATGATGTACGTGTAACAACAAAGTATGATGAAAAAGATTTCCGTACAGCTATATTTGGTACAATTCACGAATGTGGTCATGCTATTTATGAGCAAAATATTTCAGAAGAATTAGAAGGTACTTTATTATGTAGTGGTACTTCTATGGGCATACATGAATCACAATCTCTATTTTATGAAAATTTTGTAGGAAGAAATAAACACTTTTGGCAACGTTACTATCAGAGTCTTAAAGATTTTTCACCTGAACAATTCGAGGGAATAAGTCTTGATGAATTTTATGAAGCGATTAATGAATCAAAACCATCTTTGATTCGTATCGAAGCAGATGAATTAACGTATGCGTTACATGTAATGGTTCGATATGAAATCGAAAAAGCATTGTTTAATGATGAAATAAGCGTTGAAGAATTGCCGAAGATTTGGAATGATAAATATGAAGAATACCTTGGGATCGTCCCACCAAATGACGCACAAGGTGTTTTACAGGATGTACATTGGGCTGGAGGAAGCTTCGGGTATTTCCCATCCTATGCATTAGGGTATATGTATGCTGCACAAATTAAAAATGCAATGTTGAAAGAAATGCCAAATTATGATGAGTTAATTGAAACAGGTCGATTTGATGTGATTAAAGGATGGTTAACAAAGCAAATACATCAGTATGGACGAACAAAAGAACCTTTAGAAATCCTAAAGGATGTTACAGGTGAAGAATTAAATGCCCAATATTTAATTGACTATCTTGAACAGAAATATAAAGGAATCTACAATTTATAA
- a CDS encoding nucleobase:cation symporter-2 family protein, whose amino-acid sequence MKHSLKDFSLGIQHVLAMYAGAVVVPLIVGSAIGLTGAQLTYLVAIDIFMCGIATFLQVWKNRFFGIGLPVVLGCTFTAVGPMIAIGTEYGVSSIYGAILMSGLIVILISSIFGKLVRFFPPVVTGSVVTIIGITLIPVAMNNMAGGEGSTDFGSTENLLLAFGVLILIILLNRFFTGFIRAISILIGIIAGTIAAGFMGMVDLQPVSEASWFNIGKPFYFGTPSFELAPILTMTIVAIVSMVESTGVYFALSDICKKKINEKDLARGYRAEGVAYMLGAIFNAFPYTAFSQNVGLVQMSGIKTNRVIYITAGMLIGLGLVPKIAALATIIPSSVLGGAMVAMFGMVVAYGIKMLGQVSFASQENLLIVACSVGLGLGVTVVPEIFAGLPESVKILTNSGIVAGSVTAILLNIIFNIIPSSQKQKREQETVLQSQAS is encoded by the coding sequence ATGAAGCATTCATTAAAAGATTTTTCTTTAGGAATTCAACATGTTCTAGCAATGTATGCAGGAGCTGTTGTAGTACCGTTAATTGTTGGAAGTGCAATAGGTTTAACGGGTGCTCAGTTAACATATTTAGTTGCCATTGATATTTTTATGTGCGGAATCGCAACATTCTTACAAGTATGGAAGAATCGCTTTTTTGGAATTGGATTACCTGTTGTTCTTGGTTGCACGTTTACAGCAGTAGGGCCAATGATTGCAATTGGAACAGAATATGGTGTTTCATCTATTTATGGAGCAATACTCATGTCTGGACTTATCGTAATTTTAATATCTTCTATATTTGGTAAACTGGTAAGATTTTTTCCTCCAGTTGTAACTGGATCAGTTGTTACAATTATTGGTATTACACTAATACCAGTTGCAATGAATAATATGGCAGGAGGAGAGGGTAGTACAGACTTTGGATCTACTGAAAATCTTCTTTTAGCTTTTGGGGTTTTAATCTTAATCATTCTATTAAATCGTTTTTTTACAGGCTTTATTAGAGCAATTTCAATCTTAATAGGAATTATTGCAGGTACTATTGCAGCTGGTTTCATGGGAATGGTAGATCTTCAACCTGTTTCAGAGGCATCTTGGTTTAATATAGGAAAGCCATTTTATTTTGGAACACCATCATTTGAACTAGCTCCGATCTTAACAATGACAATCGTTGCCATTGTCAGCATGGTTGAATCAACAGGAGTATATTTTGCATTATCAGATATCTGTAAGAAAAAGATTAATGAGAAAGACTTAGCTCGTGGATATCGTGCAGAGGGCGTTGCTTATATGCTTGGAGCTATTTTCAATGCTTTTCCATATACGGCATTTTCACAAAATGTCGGGCTTGTACAAATGTCAGGGATTAAAACAAACCGTGTAATTTATATTACTGCTGGTATGTTAATTGGATTAGGTCTTGTTCCAAAAATCGCAGCATTAGCTACAATCATTCCGTCATCTGTACTAGGTGGAGCAATGGTTGCGATGTTTGGAATGGTCGTTGCGTATGGAATTAAAATGTTAGGACAAGTTTCTTTTGCATCACAAGAAAATTTACTGATTGTTGCTTGCTCTGTTGGTTTAGGACTTGGTGTTACAGTTGTTCCTGAAATCTTTGCAGGTTTACCAGAGTCTGTAAAAATTTTAACGAATAGCGGCATTGTAGCAGGAAGTGTAACAGCCATATTATTGAATATCATTTTTAATATTATTCCATCAAGTCAAAAACAAAAGCGAGAACAAGAGACTGTGTTACAGAGTCAGGCTTCTTAA
- the gpsB gene encoding cell division regulator GpsB, with the protein MLSDKMKLTAKEILEKEFKTGVRGYKQEEVDKFLDLVIKDYETFHQEYEDLQQENLRLKKQLDDTYKKQTPVQTNTTNFDILKRLSNLEKHVFGSKLYD; encoded by the coding sequence ATGCTTTCGGATAAAATGAAATTGACAGCGAAAGAAATATTAGAAAAAGAATTTAAAACAGGTGTACGAGGTTATAAACAAGAAGAAGTTGATAAATTTTTGGATTTGGTTATTAAGGATTATGAAACCTTTCATCAAGAATATGAAGATCTGCAACAAGAAAATTTGCGTCTTAAAAAGCAGCTTGATGATACATATAAGAAGCAAACACCAGTACAAACAAATACAACAAACTTCGATATTTTAAAACGTTTATCTAACCTTGAAAAGCACGTGTTTGGAAGTAAACTATACGATTAA
- a CDS encoding helix-turn-helix domain-containing protein, producing MAAYKAKKSNLKELLTKSNTELDVLANKTNIPVEQLNDYLDKKVMNLNNAMTISKELNCTVEDLYVWKVSGE from the coding sequence TTGGCAGCGTATAAAGCAAAGAAAAGTAATCTTAAAGAATTATTAACCAAAAGTAACACTGAGCTTGATGTTCTAGCGAATAAAACAAATATTCCAGTAGAACAGTTAAATGACTATCTAGATAAAAAAGTCATGAATCTTAATAATGCAATGACAATTTCAAAAGAATTAAACTGTACAGTTGAAGATCTTTACGTTTGGAAAGTTTCCGGAGAGTGA
- a CDS encoding xanthine phosphoribosyltransferase has protein sequence MELLRRKIENEGIVLSDGVLKVDSFLNHQIDPELMKEIGLEFAERFKNEGITKIVTIESSGIPPAVMAALELGVKVIFARKKMSLTLTDNLLVSTVYSFTKQEENTISVSHQFLDKTDNVLIIDDFLANGEAAKGLIDIVKQSGASVIGFGIVIEKSFQKGAAELKELGYRVESLAKIASLVDGKVNFVEKLEEVTS, from the coding sequence ATGGAGCTGCTTAGAAGAAAAATCGAAAACGAAGGTATTGTTCTTTCTGACGGTGTATTAAAAGTTGATTCATTTCTTAATCATCAAATTGATCCAGAGCTTATGAAAGAAATAGGTTTAGAGTTTGCTGAACGCTTTAAAAACGAAGGAATTACAAAGATTGTTACTATTGAATCGTCGGGAATTCCTCCAGCTGTTATGGCAGCGTTGGAGCTTGGAGTGAAAGTGATATTTGCTAGAAAAAAGATGTCTCTTACATTAACAGATAATCTATTAGTATCTACTGTTTATTCTTTTACAAAACAAGAAGAAAATACGATCTCTGTTTCACATCAATTTTTAGATAAAACTGACAATGTTTTAATTATTGATGATTTTTTAGCAAATGGTGAAGCGGCAAAAGGACTAATTGACATCGTTAAACAATCAGGTGCATCTGTAATAGGATTTGGAATTGTCATTGAAAAGTCATTCCAAAAAGGAGCAGCTGAATTAAAAGAATTGGGATATCGAGTAGAATCATTAGCAAAAATAGCGTCATTAGTAGATGGCAAAGTAAATTTTGTTGAAAAACTTGAGGAGGTTACATCATGA
- a CDS encoding cold-shock protein, which yields MQQGTVKWFNAEKGFGFIEVEGGDDVFVHFSAIQGEGFKSLDEGQKVTFEVEQGQRGPQATNVNKA from the coding sequence ATGCAACAAGGTACAGTAAAATGGTTTAACGCAGAAAAAGGTTTCGGTTTCATCGAAGTTGAAGGTGGAGACGATGTATTCGTACATTTCTCAGCTATCCAAGGCGAAGGATTTAAATCTTTAGACGAAGGTCAAAAAGTGACTTTTGAAGTTGAACAAGGTCAACGTGGACCACAAGCAACTAACGTAAACAAAGCATAA
- a CDS encoding HPr family phosphocarrier protein: MRVKDLTITRLFTVNSFIEVANIANKFESDIMIVGPNFKTDAKSLLGLLATIQTGTNIRIVAAGEDEEEAIKECIKLFL; this comes from the coding sequence ATGCGAGTTAAAGATCTAACAATAACACGTCTTTTTACAGTTAACTCATTTATTGAAGTGGCAAATATTGCAAACAAATTTGAGTCAGATATTATGATTGTAGGACCAAACTTTAAAACAGATGCTAAGAGTTTATTAGGATTATTAGCAACCATTCAAACAGGAACAAATATTCGAATTGTAGCAGCTGGAGAGGATGAAGAAGAAGCCATAAAGGAATGCATTAAACTTTTTTTATAA
- a CDS encoding PH domain-containing protein yields MGILDGLMGNVSEVDISSVEKELEVIVTDNEKIEKAYKLIRDLIVFTNTRLILIDKQGVTGKKVEYHSIPYKSITHFSVETAGSFDLDAELKIWISSTANPVSKQFKKDKSIYDVQKALASYVAR; encoded by the coding sequence TTGGGTATTTTAGACGGACTAATGGGTAATGTCTCAGAAGTTGATATCAGTTCAGTTGAAAAAGAATTAGAAGTAATTGTTACTGATAACGAAAAAATTGAAAAAGCTTATAAATTAATTCGAGATTTAATTGTTTTTACAAATACGCGATTAATTCTTATTGACAAGCAAGGAGTAACAGGGAAGAAAGTGGAATATCATTCAATTCCATACAAAAGCATCACCCATTTTAGCGTAGAAACGGCTGGTAGCTTTGATTTAGATGCAGAATTAAAAATTTGGATTTCTAGTACAGCAAATCCAGTTTCGAAACAATTCAAAAAAGATAAAAGCATTTATGATGTACAAAAAGCATTAGCATCATATGTAGCAAGATAA
- a CDS encoding DUF1273 domain-containing protein gives MKVLTISGYKSFELGIFKNDDQAVTYIKKAIEKTLQGFVEEGLEWVIISGQMGVELWAAEVVFDLQLQYSDLKLAVLTPFLNQESKWNEANQEYYEFILSQADIVDSITKREYESPVQFRQKNEFLVHKSDGVLLVYDEEKEGSPKYLLETARKKQQTTPYTINMIDFSELETIVEEENSKNKIFGKRIHMFF, from the coding sequence GTGAAGGTTTTAACAATATCAGGTTACAAATCATTTGAACTCGGTATTTTTAAAAATGACGACCAAGCTGTTACTTATATTAAAAAGGCAATCGAAAAAACGTTACAAGGCTTTGTGGAGGAAGGGCTAGAATGGGTGATCATCAGCGGACAAATGGGTGTAGAGTTGTGGGCTGCGGAAGTTGTGTTTGATTTGCAACTTCAATATTCAGATCTCAAGTTAGCTGTTTTAACTCCTTTTTTAAATCAAGAGTCAAAGTGGAATGAAGCAAATCAAGAATATTATGAGTTTATTCTCTCACAAGCAGATATTGTTGATAGTATAACAAAAAGAGAATATGAAAGTCCTGTTCAATTTCGCCAGAAAAATGAATTTCTTGTCCATAAAAGTGATGGTGTACTTTTAGTTTATGATGAAGAAAAAGAAGGTTCTCCTAAATATTTATTAGAAACAGCTCGAAAAAAGCAACAAACTACACCCTACACAATAAACATGATTGATTTCTCTGAACTAGAAACAATAGTAGAAGAGGAAAATTCAAAAAACAAGATTTTTGGTAAAAGAATACATATGTTTTTTTAA
- a CDS encoding ATP-dependent DNA helicase: protein MVTSRLPFTISKDESFYQALNNWIGDVFYDILPDQGFELRDEQIFMAFQLEKAFQEKKVMFAEAGVGTGKTIVYLLYALSYARYTGKPAIIACADETLIEQLVKQEGDIAKLSKHLELNMDVRLSKTHSQYLCLNKLDNVIQRTGEEKYLDLYQSLPDFVHEKAGMQQFSAYGDRKEFGHFSDEEWENVGWDPFQDCSTCSQRHRCGLTLSRDYYRKATDLIVCSHDYFMEHIWTYDSRKREGQIPLLPDYSSVVFDEGHLLEYAAQKALTYRVKQSTLQIFLERLLQNEIREELAYLVEDALAVNDMFFDDLQQCTSVVEGSNRLRIEQKAKLQKTSKQLQSKLSEISEALVFEGEMYTIGEYELKIVEEFIDQMEYSLSLYNRNSNAVSWVEVKGDEYTLVIMPKKVEEVLKEKVFSKKMPIVFSSATLSENKSFDFIANSIGVHDYLSLSVDSPFDYDEQMNIQMLKENQLEKKLGKTLEELNKTEGRGLILFTSQKEIKWFKERMVDYSFSYPLLFEGDQEISSLVKEFQQNEHSVLCAVHLWEGLDIPGPSLSNVIIWSLPYPPDDPVFEAKKSDKQDPYKEVELPYMILRLRQGIGRLIRTSDDKGSITIFYNDQDQDVLDHIKSVLPVPPTFK from the coding sequence ATGGTAACATCACGTTTGCCTTTTACCATATCAAAGGATGAGAGCTTTTACCAAGCCTTGAATAATTGGATAGGAGATGTTTTTTATGATATTCTTCCAGATCAAGGGTTTGAGTTAAGAGATGAACAAATTTTCATGGCTTTTCAGCTTGAAAAAGCATTTCAAGAGAAGAAGGTCATGTTTGCTGAAGCTGGTGTTGGGACTGGAAAAACGATTGTCTACCTGCTTTATGCCTTATCTTATGCTAGATATACAGGTAAACCGGCGATTATAGCATGTGCAGATGAAACGTTAATTGAACAGCTTGTTAAACAGGAAGGTGACATTGCGAAGTTATCTAAGCATCTAGAATTGAATATGGACGTAAGGCTAAGTAAAACTCATAGTCAATATTTATGCTTAAATAAATTAGACAATGTTATTCAACGAACTGGAGAAGAGAAGTATCTAGATTTATATCAATCACTGCCGGATTTCGTTCATGAAAAAGCGGGGATGCAACAGTTCTCGGCCTACGGAGATCGAAAAGAATTTGGTCATTTTTCAGATGAGGAATGGGAAAATGTTGGTTGGGATCCTTTTCAAGATTGTTCTACTTGTTCGCAAAGACATCGTTGTGGATTAACATTGTCTCGTGATTATTATCGAAAAGCAACTGACCTTATTGTATGTTCACATGATTATTTTATGGAACATATTTGGACGTATGATTCCCGGAAAAGAGAAGGTCAAATTCCTTTACTCCCGGATTATAGTAGTGTTGTGTTTGATGAAGGTCACTTACTAGAGTATGCTGCACAAAAAGCATTAACATATCGAGTAAAGCAAAGTACATTACAAATCTTTCTCGAGAGATTATTACAAAATGAAATTCGTGAAGAATTAGCATATTTAGTAGAAGATGCACTTGCTGTAAATGATATGTTTTTTGATGATTTACAACAATGTACAAGTGTTGTTGAAGGCTCTAACCGATTACGGATTGAGCAAAAAGCAAAGCTGCAAAAAACTTCTAAACAATTACAATCAAAGTTATCCGAAATTAGTGAAGCCCTTGTTTTCGAAGGTGAGATGTACACAATTGGAGAATATGAATTGAAAATTGTGGAAGAGTTTATTGATCAAATGGAATATTCATTATCCCTATATAATAGAAACTCAAATGCAGTTAGCTGGGTAGAAGTAAAAGGTGATGAATATACTTTAGTTATTATGCCTAAAAAAGTAGAAGAAGTTTTAAAAGAAAAAGTCTTCTCTAAAAAAATGCCAATTGTTTTTTCTTCAGCTACATTATCTGAAAATAAATCATTTGACTTTATAGCAAACAGCATAGGTGTACATGATTATTTATCACTTTCTGTTGATTCGCCTTTTGATTATGATGAGCAAATGAACATTCAAATGTTGAAAGAAAATCAACTTGAGAAAAAATTGGGAAAAACTTTAGAGGAATTGAATAAAACAGAAGGCAGAGGTCTTATTCTCTTTACATCTCAAAAAGAAATAAAATGGTTTAAGGAAAGAATGGTTGATTATAGCTTTTCGTATCCATTATTGTTTGAAGGAGATCAGGAAATCAGTTCTTTAGTGAAAGAGTTTCAGCAAAACGAACACTCTGTATTATGTGCTGTTCATTTATGGGAAGGTCTAGACATTCCAGGGCCATCACTCTCTAATGTTATTATCTGGTCGTTACCCTACCCTCCGGACGATCCTGTCTTTGAGGCGAAAAAATCAGATAAACAAGATCCATATAAAGAAGTCGAACTTCCGTACATGATATTAAGGCTGAGACAAGGCATTGGTAGATTAATTCGAACTAGTGACGATAAAGGCTCAATTACAATTTTTTATAACGATCAAGATCAGGATGTTTTGGATCATATAAAATCTGTATTACCTGTTCCTCCAACATTTAAATAG
- a CDS encoding THUMP domain-containing class I SAM-dependent RNA methyltransferase: protein MSKLTLIATSAMGLEAIVGKEVKDLGYECSIENGKVTFEADELAICRSNLWLRTADRIKIKVGEFKAKTFDELFEKTKALNWGDFLPENAEFPVIGKSVKSTLASVPDCQGIVKKAIVEKLKSHYKKEGWLSEDGPFYRVEVALLKDVATITIDASGTGLHKRGFRIDQGGAPLKETLAAALVLLTRWTPDRPFVDPFCGSGTIPIEAALIGQNIAPGFNREFVSEAWGWIGKDKWNLARQEVEDKANYDQPLDIQASDIDHRMVNIAQGNAEEAGFADIISFKQMQVKDFTTTKEFGVIVGNPPYGERLGEKREVEQMYKEMGQAFASLDTWSIYMLTSHEGFEQLYGKPATKKRKLFNGFIKTDFYQYWSNVRPPRKG, encoded by the coding sequence ATGAGTAAATTAACTCTTATTGCAACATCTGCAATGGGTCTTGAAGCGATTGTAGGTAAAGAAGTGAAAGATTTAGGGTATGAATGTTCAATTGAGAACGGTAAGGTAACGTTTGAGGCAGATGAATTAGCGATTTGTCGTTCCAACTTATGGCTCAGAACCGCTGACCGAATTAAAATTAAGGTTGGAGAGTTTAAGGCAAAAACATTTGATGAGCTTTTTGAAAAAACTAAAGCATTAAATTGGGGAGATTTTCTCCCGGAAAATGCTGAGTTTCCTGTTATCGGAAAATCAGTTAAATCAACATTAGCAAGTGTACCAGATTGCCAAGGAATTGTGAAAAAAGCGATTGTTGAAAAGTTAAAATCACATTATAAAAAGGAAGGTTGGCTTAGTGAAGATGGTCCTTTTTATCGTGTAGAAGTTGCGCTGCTAAAAGATGTTGCAACCATCACGATAGATGCTAGTGGTACAGGACTTCATAAACGAGGCTTTCGCATTGACCAAGGGGGAGCTCCGTTAAAGGAAACTCTTGCTGCTGCTCTTGTCCTATTAACACGATGGACACCAGACCGTCCGTTTGTAGATCCGTTTTGTGGTTCAGGTACAATACCAATTGAAGCAGCTCTTATTGGACAAAATATTGCACCAGGATTTAACAGGGAATTTGTTTCTGAAGCTTGGGGTTGGATCGGAAAAGACAAATGGAATCTTGCAAGACAAGAAGTAGAGGATAAAGCTAACTATGATCAGCCATTAGATATTCAAGCTAGTGATATTGACCATAGAATGGTAAACATTGCACAGGGGAATGCTGAAGAAGCTGGGTTTGCAGATATCATTTCATTTAAGCAAATGCAGGTCAAAGATTTTACAACAACAAAAGAGTTTGGGGTTATCGTTGGAAATCCTCCTTATGGAGAACGACTTGGAGAAAAAAGAGAAGTGGAACAAATGTATAAAGAAATGGGACAAGCTTTCGCATCTTTAGATACTTGGAGCATATATATGCTTACTTCTCATGAAGGTTTTGAACAGCTTTATGGTAAACCTGCAACAAAAAAACGTAAGCTTTTTAATGGCTTCATTAAAACAGACTTTTATCAATATTGGTCAAATGTTCGTCCACCACGAAAAGGTTAG